A genomic segment from Bacillus cereus G9842 encodes:
- the gudB gene encoding NAD-specific glutamate dehydrogenase, producing the protein MVAEKGTQTKTQQQREQHFELLNSTQIVISEALEKLGYPNEVYELLKEPIRMMTVKIPVRMDDGTVKIFTGYRAQHNDAVGPTKGGIRFHPNVTENEVKALSIWMSLKCGIVDLPYGGGKGGIICDPREMSFRELERLSRGYVRAISQIVGPTKDIPAPDVFTNSQIMAWMMDEYSRIDEFNSPGFITGKPLVLGGSHGRETATAKGVTICIREAAKKRGIDIKGARVVVQGFGNAGSFLAKFMHDAGAKVIAISDAYGALHDPNGLDIDYLLDRRDSFGTVTKLFNNTISNKELLELDCDILVPAAIENQITEENANDIKAKIVVEAANGPTTLEATKILTDRGILLVPDVLASAGGVTVSYFEWVQNNQGYYWTEEEVEQRLEKVMVRSFDSIYETAQVRKVNMRLAAYMVGVRKMAEASRFRGWV; encoded by the coding sequence ATGGTAGCCGAAAAGGGAACTCAAACAAAAACACAACAACAAAGGGAACAACATTTTGAACTATTGAATTCAACACAAATTGTTATTAGTGAAGCGTTAGAAAAATTGGGTTATCCAAACGAAGTATATGAATTATTAAAAGAACCAATTCGTATGATGACAGTGAAAATACCAGTTCGTATGGATGACGGGACTGTTAAAATATTTACAGGGTATCGTGCACAACATAATGATGCTGTTGGTCCAACGAAAGGTGGAATTCGCTTCCATCCGAATGTAACAGAAAATGAAGTGAAAGCACTTTCAATCTGGATGAGTTTAAAATGTGGTATTGTTGATTTACCATATGGTGGAGGTAAGGGTGGAATTATCTGTGATCCACGTGAAATGTCATTCCGTGAGTTAGAAAGATTAAGCCGCGGTTATGTACGAGCAATTAGCCAAATCGTAGGTCCGACGAAAGATATTCCAGCTCCAGATGTATTCACAAACTCTCAAATTATGGCATGGATGATGGATGAGTATAGCCGTATTGATGAATTTAATTCACCAGGATTTATTACAGGTAAACCGCTTGTATTAGGTGGATCACATGGCCGTGAAACAGCAACAGCGAAAGGTGTAACAATTTGTATTCGTGAAGCTGCGAAAAAACGTGGCATTGATATTAAGGGTGCACGCGTTGTTGTCCAAGGGTTCGGTAATGCTGGTAGCTTCTTAGCTAAATTTATGCATGATGCAGGTGCGAAAGTTATTGCAATCTCAGATGCTTACGGTGCGTTACATGATCCAAACGGATTAGATATTGATTATTTATTAGACCGTCGTGATAGCTTCGGTACAGTAACAAAGCTATTTAACAATACAATTTCAAATAAAGAATTGTTAGAACTTGATTGCGATATTTTAGTTCCAGCTGCAATTGAGAACCAAATTACAGAAGAAAATGCTAATGATATTAAAGCGAAAATCGTTGTTGAAGCTGCAAATGGTCCAACAACATTAGAAGCGACTAAAATTTTAACAGATCGCGGAATTTTACTTGTTCCAGACGTGTTAGCAAGTGCTGGTGGTGTAACAGTATCTTACTTTGAGTGGGTACAAAATAACCAAGGATACTACTGGACTGAAGAAGAAGTAGAACAACGTTTAGAAAAAGTAATGGTAAGATCATTTGATTCTATTTATGAAACAGCACAAGTTCGTAAAGTGAACATGCGCTTAGCGGCGTACATGGTTGGTGTTCGTAAAATGGCTGAAGCAAGCCGCTTCAGAGGTTGGGTATAA
- a CDS encoding DUF3961 domain-containing protein has protein sequence MMKMTVDQRFMMPADVVERVEVLRNKQSKNGTLLQSVNKFFGLDTKEDCVWFYGFYGVAVSILLFMVFTSNIFDFLFV, from the coding sequence ATGATGAAAATGACAGTAGACCAAAGATTTATGATGCCAGCAGATGTTGTAGAGCGAGTGGAAGTATTACGAAACAAACAAAGCAAGAATGGCACATTATTACAATCGGTAAATAAATTTTTCGGTTTAGATACGAAAGAAGATTGTGTTTGGTTTTACGGTTTTTATGGAGTGGCTGTAAGTATCTTGTTGTTTATGGTGTTCACTTCAAATATTTTCGATTTTCTCTTCGTGTAA
- a CDS encoding peptidoglycan recognition protein family protein, whose translation MAMFPIERNYIGYGSSRPGIPLTKVRFIVSHDTGNPGSNAIGNRDYFNELQPKASAHTFIDDKTILEIIPINEVAYHVRYGVPTDNDLYGYDANKAAIGVELCYGGDVNFWEAYNRFTWYHAYLCQNFGLNPKKDIVSHKTLDPARKIDPENVLGKQGIKFQQFLADVYRMYVSFR comes from the coding sequence ATGGCGATGTTTCCTATAGAACGCAACTATATTGGATATGGAAGTTCACGGCCGGGGATTCCTCTGACTAAAGTGAGATTTATTGTAAGCCATGATACGGGGAATCCAGGAAGCAATGCGATAGGAAATCGAGATTACTTTAATGAATTACAACCGAAAGCTTCGGCGCATACATTTATAGATGATAAAACAATATTGGAGATTATTCCTATAAATGAAGTTGCGTATCATGTTCGATATGGTGTGCCGACGGATAATGACTTATACGGCTATGACGCGAATAAGGCGGCCATTGGAGTGGAACTTTGTTATGGCGGTGATGTTAACTTTTGGGAAGCATATAATCGTTTTACATGGTATCATGCGTATTTATGCCAAAACTTTGGCTTAAATCCGAAAAAAGATATCGTGTCACATAAAACGCTTGATCCAGCTAGAAAGATTGATCCTGAGAATGTATTAGGGAAACAAGGTATTAAATTTCAGCAGTTTTTAGCAGATGTCTATCGGATGTACGTTTCGTTTAGATGA
- a CDS encoding YpdA family putative bacillithiol disulfide reductase yields MQKETVIIIGGGPCGLAAAISLQKVGINPLVIEKGNIVNAIYNYPTHQTFFSSSEKLEIGDVAFITENRKPVRNQALAYYREVVKRKSVRVNAFERVEKVQKDGGVFQVETTKCDGSKETYIAKYIVVATGYYDNPNYMNVPGEGLKKVAHYFKEGHPYFDRDVVVIGGKNSSVDAALELVKAGARVTVLYRGIEYSPSIKPWILPEFEALVRNGTIQMHFGAHVKEITEHTLTFTVDGEVYTIQNDFVFAMTGYHPDHSFLTKMGVQIDEETGRPIYTEDRMETNAENIFIAGVIAAGNNANEIFIENGRFHGDAIAQTIASREK; encoded by the coding sequence ATGCAGAAAGAAACAGTTATTATAATCGGAGGCGGTCCGTGCGGATTAGCGGCAGCGATTTCGTTGCAAAAGGTAGGGATAAATCCGTTAGTAATTGAAAAAGGAAACATTGTAAATGCCATTTATAATTATCCAACTCATCAAACATTTTTCTCTTCTAGTGAAAAATTAGAAATTGGTGATGTAGCTTTTATTACAGAAAATCGTAAGCCAGTTCGAAATCAAGCGCTTGCGTATTATCGTGAAGTAGTAAAACGTAAATCTGTACGTGTAAATGCTTTTGAGCGAGTGGAGAAAGTTCAAAAAGATGGAGGAGTTTTTCAAGTTGAGACGACAAAGTGTGACGGAAGTAAAGAAACATATATAGCGAAATATATTGTTGTAGCAACTGGATATTATGATAATCCAAATTATATGAATGTTCCAGGTGAGGGATTGAAGAAAGTAGCTCACTATTTTAAAGAGGGGCATCCTTATTTTGATCGAGACGTAGTAGTTATAGGTGGGAAAAATTCGAGTGTAGATGCCGCATTAGAACTTGTTAAAGCTGGTGCGCGTGTAACGGTACTGTATCGTGGAATTGAGTATTCGCCAAGCATAAAGCCTTGGATTTTGCCGGAATTTGAGGCGTTAGTACGAAACGGTACAATTCAAATGCATTTCGGGGCTCATGTGAAAGAAATTACAGAGCATACATTAACGTTTACAGTTGATGGTGAAGTTTATACAATCCAAAACGATTTTGTATTTGCGATGACTGGTTATCATCCTGATCATAGCTTCTTAACGAAGATGGGTGTTCAGATTGATGAAGAAACAGGACGTCCAATTTATACAGAGGATAGAATGGAAACGAATGCTGAAAATATTTTCATTGCAGGTGTCATTGCTGCTGGAAATAATGCAAATGAAATATTTATCGAGAACGGTAGATTTCATGGAGATGCGATTGCGCAAACCATTGCATCAAGAGAAAAATAA
- the ansA gene encoding asparaginase, whose product MKRILVLHTGGTIAMEEDKETGVVQPGEKNPLLKFIPDLEGDVDLIVEDVFHLPSPHMTPSEMLQLQVIIDERVKQDNIHGVVITHGTDTLEETAYFLDLTVQATIPIVVTGAMRSSNELGADGLYNFLSAVKVASCDEAAEKGVLVVLNDEIHCATNVTKTHTSNVATFQSPQYGPIGMVTKRGVVFHHALVHHETYTINTVSKNVVVLKAYAGMDDTLLAAIENLPVDGIVIEALGQGNLPPRTLPSLERLLNKGIPVVLVSRCFNGIVQDVYSYEGGGKHLKDMGVVFTYGLNAQKARIKLLVALENTNSHESIQNMFMHE is encoded by the coding sequence TTGAAAAGAATCCTAGTTTTACACACAGGTGGAACAATTGCAATGGAGGAGGATAAAGAAACTGGAGTCGTACAACCAGGTGAAAAAAATCCTCTTTTAAAATTCATTCCTGATTTAGAAGGCGATGTTGATTTAATCGTTGAAGATGTGTTCCATTTACCATCTCCCCATATGACACCGAGCGAAATGTTACAATTACAAGTCATCATTGATGAAAGAGTAAAACAAGACAACATTCATGGCGTAGTCATTACGCATGGTACTGATACATTAGAAGAAACAGCCTATTTCTTAGATTTAACAGTACAAGCAACTATTCCGATCGTTGTGACAGGTGCAATGCGCTCTAGCAATGAATTAGGTGCTGACGGCCTATATAACTTCTTATCAGCTGTAAAGGTTGCTAGTTGTGATGAAGCTGCAGAAAAAGGTGTTTTAGTCGTATTAAATGACGAAATTCATTGCGCTACAAATGTAACGAAAACACATACAAGTAATGTCGCAACATTCCAAAGCCCACAATACGGACCAATTGGAATGGTAACAAAACGCGGCGTTGTCTTCCATCACGCTTTAGTACATCATGAAACATATACGATAAACACAGTGTCTAAAAATGTAGTTGTTCTAAAAGCATATGCTGGCATGGATGATACATTATTAGCAGCAATCGAAAATCTTCCTGTAGACGGTATTGTTATCGAAGCGCTCGGACAAGGTAATCTACCTCCAAGAACACTTCCTAGTCTAGAACGATTATTAAATAAAGGTATTCCTGTCGTATTAGTTTCTCGCTGTTTCAACGGTATCGTTCAAGACGTATATTCGTATGAAGGTGGCGGTAAACACTTAAAAGATATGGGCGTTGTATTCACATACGGCTTAAATGCACAAAAAGCACGTATTAAATTACTTGTCGCATTAGAGAATACAAATTCTCATGAATCCATTCAAAATATGTTTATGCACGAATAA
- a CDS encoding YpfB family protein, producing MEKMERIFIRILIIQFICLSVVQLLFIHKSSVKYLSKIVYYEGVMVKDKAEILQVNR from the coding sequence GTGGAAAAGATGGAGAGAATTTTTATTCGTATATTAATAATACAATTTATTTGTCTTTCTGTTGTGCAATTGTTATTTATACATAAGTCATCAGTGAAATATTTATCTAAAATTGTTTATTATGAAGGTGTCATGGTAAAAGACAAAGCGGAAATCTTACAGGTGAATAGGTAG
- the cmk gene encoding (d)CMP kinase — protein MDKRISIAIDGPAAAGKSTVAKVVAKELSYVYIDTGAMYRTLTYAALEQKVDIENEEQLMEVVRNVNIEFQQGENTQLVFLNGQDVSEVIRTPDVTNRVSIVAKHRLVREEMVRRQQDLAKKGGVVMDGRDIGTHVLPDAEVKIFMLASVEERAERRHLENLNKGFDSNLEQLKEEIAQRDKLDSEREVSPLKKADDALELDTTSLSIEEVVQKIMSIVSGVFAK, from the coding sequence ATGGATAAACGAATTTCAATTGCTATAGATGGTCCAGCAGCTGCTGGTAAAAGTACAGTGGCAAAAGTTGTTGCGAAGGAACTTTCTTACGTTTATATTGATACAGGCGCAATGTACCGTACGCTTACATATGCAGCCCTTGAACAAAAAGTAGATATTGAAAATGAAGAGCAGTTAATGGAAGTTGTAAGGAATGTAAATATTGAATTTCAGCAAGGAGAAAATACACAGCTTGTATTTTTAAATGGACAAGATGTTTCTGAAGTAATTCGTACACCTGATGTGACGAATCGAGTATCTATTGTAGCAAAGCATCGCCTTGTTCGTGAAGAAATGGTACGCCGTCAGCAAGATTTAGCGAAAAAAGGCGGTGTTGTAATGGACGGCCGTGATATTGGTACACATGTATTACCGGATGCTGAAGTGAAAATCTTTATGCTTGCTTCTGTTGAAGAAAGAGCGGAAAGAAGACATTTAGAAAATTTAAATAAAGGTTTCGATTCTAATTTAGAGCAGCTAAAAGAAGAAATTGCTCAGCGTGATAAATTAGATTCAGAACGCGAAGTTTCTCCACTAAAAAAGGCTGATGATGCATTGGAATTAGATACGACTTCTTTATCAATTGAAGAAGTTGTCCAAAAAATTATGAGTATTGTTTCAGGAGTGTTTGCGAAATAA
- the rpsA gene encoding 30S ribosomal protein S1, protein MVEKMNEEVMDSKELQVGDVVTGSVTKVEEKQVLVNVGYKTDGVIPISELANVHIEKASDVVELDQTLELKIIKLEEDDLVLSKRAVDAEKAWVELQEKFTSGHVFDVTVKDIVNGGLVVDLGVRGFIPASLVEVHYVEDFTDYKGKTLAVKIVELDREKNRVILSHKAVVELELDSKKKEAISSLKEGDVVEGTVQRLTDFGAFVNVGGVDGLVHISQISHERVEQPSEVLEQGQKVKVKVLSVDADTQRISLSIKAAQPGPWENVAGEIKAGDIREGVVKRLVTFGAFVEILPGVEGLVHVSQIANRHVKNPNEVLEMGQEVKVKVLEVHAAEKRISLSIKEALEENNVIEDYSQYEPNADSATFQLSDIIGEQLKKLKK, encoded by the coding sequence ATGGTAGAGAAAATGAATGAAGAAGTTATGGATTCAAAAGAATTACAAGTTGGTGACGTTGTTACAGGTTCTGTAACGAAAGTTGAAGAGAAACAAGTGCTTGTAAATGTTGGATACAAAACAGATGGCGTAATTCCAATTAGTGAATTAGCTAACGTTCATATTGAAAAAGCAAGCGATGTTGTAGAATTAGATCAAACACTAGAGTTGAAAATTATTAAATTAGAAGAAGATGATCTTGTCTTGTCTAAACGTGCTGTTGATGCAGAAAAAGCATGGGTAGAATTACAAGAGAAATTTACTTCTGGTCATGTGTTTGATGTTACTGTAAAAGATATTGTGAATGGCGGATTAGTTGTGGATCTTGGGGTTCGCGGTTTTATCCCAGCTTCACTTGTAGAAGTACATTATGTAGAAGACTTTACTGACTATAAAGGTAAAACGTTAGCGGTGAAAATTGTTGAATTAGACCGTGAAAAAAATCGTGTAATCCTTTCGCATAAAGCGGTAGTAGAATTAGAACTAGATTCTAAGAAAAAAGAAGCAATTTCTTCATTAAAAGAAGGGGACGTTGTTGAAGGAACAGTGCAACGATTAACTGACTTTGGTGCTTTCGTTAACGTTGGTGGCGTGGACGGTTTAGTTCACATTTCACAAATTTCACACGAACGTGTAGAGCAACCTTCTGAAGTTTTAGAGCAAGGTCAAAAGGTTAAGGTAAAGGTGTTATCTGTTGATGCTGATACACAACGTATTTCTTTATCGATTAAAGCAGCTCAACCAGGACCTTGGGAAAACGTTGCTGGCGAAATAAAAGCTGGAGATATTCGTGAGGGCGTAGTAAAACGCCTTGTTACATTTGGTGCATTCGTTGAGATTTTACCTGGCGTTGAAGGACTTGTACACGTATCTCAAATTGCAAATCGTCACGTGAAAAATCCGAATGAAGTATTGGAAATGGGACAAGAAGTAAAAGTGAAAGTACTTGAAGTTCACGCAGCAGAGAAACGTATTTCTTTAAGTATAAAAGAAGCGCTTGAGGAAAATAATGTAATTGAAGATTATAGTCAGTATGAGCCAAATGCTGATTCTGCTACTTTCCAATTAAGTGATATTATTGGTGAACAACTGAAAAAATTAAAGAAATAA
- a CDS encoding type 2 isopentenyl-diphosphate Delta-isomerase — MVRAKRKLDHIEYALSTGQSRTHGFHDIDFVHQSLPNSNYDTITCETKIGELSLSSPIFINAMTGGGGEKTLHINEQLAYVAKQHNLAMAVGSQMAALKDESEAASYKVIRKVNPNGIFFANLGSEATIEQAERAVDMIEANALQIHLNVIQELTMPEGDRDFTGVLQRIEKIVLNSKVPVIVKEVGFGMSKETMQQLANVGVTAIDIGGQGGTNFAAVENERRQRMLSYFNNWGIQTATSIIEATSTNNNLSFIASGGIQTALDVAKAIALGANTTAFAGYFLRILMQDGIEKLVDEIELLHTDLKFIMTALGAKTIEELQSVPLVVKGETYHWLMQRGIDTAHYSRR, encoded by the coding sequence GTGGTAAGGGCAAAACGTAAATTAGATCATATTGAATACGCTCTTTCTACTGGTCAGTCTCGTACGCATGGCTTTCATGATATTGATTTTGTGCATCAAAGCTTGCCAAATTCAAATTATGACACAATAACATGTGAAACAAAAATCGGCGAACTTTCACTAAGTTCGCCGATTTTTATCAATGCGATGACTGGTGGTGGAGGAGAGAAAACGTTACATATCAATGAGCAATTAGCATATGTAGCGAAACAACATAACCTTGCTATGGCTGTAGGTTCGCAAATGGCGGCGTTAAAAGATGAAAGTGAGGCTGCTTCTTATAAGGTGATCAGAAAGGTAAACCCAAATGGTATTTTCTTTGCTAATTTAGGTAGTGAGGCAACTATCGAGCAGGCAGAGCGTGCCGTTGATATGATTGAAGCGAATGCATTGCAAATTCATTTAAATGTCATACAAGAGTTAACGATGCCAGAAGGAGACCGTGATTTTACTGGCGTACTTCAGCGTATTGAGAAAATTGTTTTAAATAGTAAAGTTCCTGTCATTGTAAAAGAAGTTGGATTTGGGATGAGTAAGGAAACAATGCAACAGTTAGCGAACGTAGGTGTAACGGCAATTGATATTGGTGGGCAAGGTGGTACGAATTTTGCTGCTGTTGAAAATGAAAGAAGACAGCGAATGCTTTCTTATTTTAATAACTGGGGCATACAAACAGCAACCTCGATTATTGAAGCAACCTCTACAAATAATAACCTCTCTTTTATTGCATCAGGGGGTATACAGACAGCGCTTGACGTAGCGAAAGCAATCGCATTAGGGGCGAATACAACTGCGTTTGCTGGTTACTTTTTACGTATTTTAATGCAAGATGGTATCGAGAAATTAGTGGATGAAATTGAGCTTCTACATACAGATTTGAAATTTATTATGACAGCTCTTGGTGCGAAGACGATAGAAGAGTTGCAATCTGTACCTCTTGTTGTAAAAGGTGAAACATATCATTGGTTAATGCAGCGTGGTATTGATACTGCGCATTATAGTAGGAGATAA
- a CDS encoding YpzI family protein, giving the protein MGKDRQERKLRESRRVESDRNQSLQYPGATGLDTPEQARKQNQH; this is encoded by the coding sequence ATGGGTAAAGATCGCCAAGAACGAAAACTACGAGAATCACGCCGCGTTGAATCTGATCGTAATCAATCACTACAATATCCAGGTGCAACTGGACTTGATACACCAGAGCAGGCTCGAAAACAAAACCAGCACTAA
- a CDS encoding YphA family membrane protein, with amino-acid sequence MDGSTFYFVAWIGWIIVTFFMKKDPIRWKLGACIMIFIICSPLHVTIASFVVSVNALLLCIISFIGITLYSVWKKLYSLLSALIIAMLYTSFHLLEIYDPIWIVVDRVFLLSSALVYASVLLHGDRILRLCSLYVGMLQGELLVTFIFRKLNFPYDYGSLAFFDIVAVSTLFMAVLFWIAKASVYMEQFKRKTRKRKARVMHD; translated from the coding sequence ATGGATGGAAGTACTTTTTATTTTGTAGCTTGGATAGGGTGGATCATCGTAACCTTTTTTATGAAAAAGGACCCTATTCGGTGGAAGTTAGGCGCTTGTATAATGATTTTTATAATTTGCTCTCCGTTACATGTAACGATTGCCTCATTCGTGGTATCAGTAAATGCTCTTCTACTTTGTATTATTTCTTTTATAGGAATTACGCTATATTCTGTTTGGAAAAAATTATATAGCTTACTTTCGGCACTTATTATTGCAATGTTATATACAAGTTTTCATTTGTTAGAAATATATGATCCGATTTGGATTGTGGTGGATAGAGTGTTTCTGCTAAGTAGTGCTCTTGTGTATGCATCGGTGTTATTGCATGGGGATCGCATATTACGATTATGTTCCCTATATGTAGGGATGTTACAAGGAGAGTTGCTAGTGACATTTATTTTTCGGAAATTGAATTTTCCATATGATTACGGTAGTTTAGCATTTTTTGATATCGTCGCCGTTTCTACATTATTCATGGCAGTATTGTTTTGGATTGCAAAAGCATCAGTATACATGGAACAGTTTAAGAGAAAAACACGTAAAAGAAAGGCGAGGGTAATGCATGACTGA
- a CDS encoding YIEGIA family protein: MTEYTSAILCGVIAGTVTRVLMLRTDTRQYPTRLHGKIIHIAMGLIAAALGAIAIPSILKKDFSAITFLTLAATQFRDVRNMERNTLQQLDGYELVPRGNTYIEGIALVFESRNYLAMLTSFATTFAYIGFRSWIAGVIMAIIAFFIAKKLMSGKRLHDLVEIEHVPLRFEGAGLYIDNIYIMNIGLPARQEEIMKYGMGFILKPKSIDAMVTISNLGQRQAVLHDVSVALGIYRDSGTPALVPLAKRDLEDGRVGIFVLPQDQDAEKAISVIGNVPTLESAVHMSSEAPKGRGDKR; encoded by the coding sequence ATGACTGAATATACATCAGCCATTTTATGCGGCGTAATAGCGGGGACAGTTACAAGAGTGTTAATGCTTCGGACGGATACGCGGCAATATCCGACGAGGCTGCATGGGAAAATTATTCATATTGCAATGGGGTTAATTGCAGCTGCTTTAGGAGCGATTGCAATCCCGTCTATTTTGAAAAAAGATTTTTCTGCCATTACATTTCTTACGTTAGCGGCAACACAATTTCGTGATGTACGTAATATGGAAAGAAACACGCTTCAACAATTAGATGGATATGAGCTCGTACCGCGTGGAAATACATATATTGAAGGAATTGCATTGGTTTTTGAAAGTCGCAACTATTTGGCGATGTTAACGTCGTTTGCAACGACATTTGCGTATATAGGGTTCCGTTCATGGATTGCGGGAGTAATTATGGCTATAATCGCATTTTTTATTGCGAAAAAATTAATGTCTGGAAAAAGGCTACATGATCTTGTTGAAATTGAGCACGTGCCCCTTCGTTTTGAAGGGGCAGGACTGTATATTGATAATATTTATATTATGAATATTGGATTGCCGGCGAGGCAAGAAGAGATTATGAAATATGGCATGGGGTTTATTTTAAAACCGAAATCAATTGATGCGATGGTGACAATCTCAAATTTAGGGCAACGGCAAGCTGTTTTACACGATGTTTCGGTGGCGCTAGGGATTTATAGAGATTCTGGTACACCAGCGCTTGTACCGTTAGCAAAGCGTGATTTAGAGGATGGTAGGGTTGGAATTTTTGTCTTACCGCAAGATCAAGATGCAGAGAAAGCGATAAGTGTTATAGGAAATGTACCAACGTTAGAAAGTGCCGTCCATATGTCATCGGAAGCCCCGAAAGGAAGGGGAGATAAGAGATGA
- a CDS encoding capping complex subunit for YIEGIA, with amino-acid sequence MMLESVILAVITTAPEKFAGGAPLFVCESMEELEFVANNLEAILDGIAHRLQENVYIIVKH; translated from the coding sequence ATGATGTTAGAAAGCGTTATCCTGGCAGTTATTACAACAGCGCCAGAAAAATTTGCAGGTGGTGCTCCTTTATTTGTTTGTGAGTCGATGGAGGAACTAGAATTTGTTGCAAATAATTTAGAGGCAATTTTAGATGGTATTGCGCATCGCTTACAAGAGAATGTATATATTATTGTGAAACATTAG